The Breoghania sp. genome has a segment encoding these proteins:
- a CDS encoding twin-arginine translocase TatA/TatE family subunit: MGLSVWQILIIAVVAILLFGRGRISDLMGDVAKGIKSFKKGMAEDDDAPADGKTIDHQTSETVSPQTSEDKTKTSS, translated from the coding sequence ATGGGTTTGAGTGTCTGGCAGATTCTGATCATCGCCGTGGTTGCGATTCTTCTGTTCGGCCGGGGTCGTATCTCCGATCTGATGGGAGACGTGGCGAAGGGGATCAAGAGCTTCAAGAAGGGCATGGCTGAAGACGACGACGCTCCGGCCGATGGCAAGACCATCGACCACCAGACGTCGGAAACCGTCTCGCCGCAGACCAGCGAAGACAAGACCAAGACCTCGAGCTAA